The following proteins come from a genomic window of Enterobacter chengduensis:
- the ampE gene encoding beta-lactamase regulator AmpE: protein MTLFTMLLVIIAERLFKLGEHWHLDHRLEVLFRRIKHFSMLRTLLMMAGVMVITFLLLRALYGLFFNVPLLVVWILLGVLCIGAGKVRLHYHAYLKAASRDDAHARGAMASELTMIHGVPPDCDEREFLRELQNALLWINFRYYLAPLFWFVVGGPWGPVLLMGYAFLRAWQTWLARYLTPHERLLSGIDAILHVLDWLPVRLVGVVYALIGHGEKALPAWFASLGDRHTSQYQVLTRLAQFSLAREPHTDKIETPKAAVSMAKKTSFVVVVVVALLTIYGTLV, encoded by the coding sequence ATGACGTTGTTTACCATGCTGCTGGTTATCATTGCCGAACGCCTGTTCAAGCTCGGCGAGCACTGGCATCTGGATCACCGGCTGGAGGTGTTATTCCGCCGGATTAAGCACTTTTCGATGCTGCGCACGCTGCTGATGATGGCAGGTGTGATGGTGATTACCTTCCTGCTGCTGCGCGCGCTGTACGGACTCTTTTTCAACGTGCCGCTGCTGGTGGTGTGGATCCTGCTTGGGGTGCTGTGCATTGGTGCGGGCAAGGTGCGTTTGCACTATCACGCCTACCTGAAGGCCGCCTCCCGTGACGATGCCCACGCGCGCGGCGCCATGGCGAGCGAGCTGACGATGATCCACGGCGTGCCGCCGGACTGCGACGAACGCGAGTTTCTGCGCGAGCTGCAGAACGCGCTGCTGTGGATTAACTTCCGTTACTACCTGGCGCCGCTGTTCTGGTTTGTGGTGGGCGGCCCGTGGGGGCCGGTGTTGCTGATGGGGTATGCCTTCCTGCGCGCCTGGCAGACCTGGCTTGCCCGCTATCTGACGCCGCATGAGCGTTTGCTCTCCGGCATCGATGCCATCCTGCACGTGCTCGACTGGCTACCGGTGCGTCTGGTGGGCGTGGTGTACGCGCTCATTGGGCACGGTGAAAAAGCGCTGCCCGCATGGTTCGCTTCGCTCGGCGATCGCCATACGTCGCAGTACCAGGTACTCACGCGCCTGGCGCAGTTCTCGCTGGCGCGCGAGCCGCATACCGACAAGATTGAAACGCCAAAAGCGGCGGTTTCAATGGCAAAGAAAACCTCGTTTGTGGTGGTGGTTGTTGTGGCGCTGCTGACCATTTACGGCACGCTGGTGTAG
- a CDS encoding glycoside hydrolase family 43 protein, producing the protein MQTWPNPFIEQRADPYILHHAGQYYFIASVPEYDRLAIRRADSLEGLRSAEEVVVWRKPDDGPMSQLIWAPELHHIDGKWYIYFAATHTQALDALGMFQHRMFAIECAESDPLTGTWVEKGQIKTPFDTFALDATTFVHQDKRWYLWAQKAPDISGNSNLYLCEMANPWTLKGEPVMLSKPEHDWECRGFWVNEGPAVLFHGDKLFISYSASATDENYCMGLLWIDLTADPQNPANWHKSPRPVFATSYENRQYGPGHNSFTQTPEGEDVLVYHARNYTEIEGDPLYDPNRHTRLKRVRWDENGMPDFGIPPADSL; encoded by the coding sequence ATGCAAACCTGGCCAAACCCGTTTATTGAACAACGCGCCGACCCGTACATTTTACATCACGCGGGGCAGTACTACTTTATCGCCTCCGTGCCGGAGTACGACAGGCTGGCTATCCGCCGTGCTGACTCGCTGGAGGGCTTGCGCAGCGCCGAAGAGGTGGTGGTCTGGCGTAAACCCGACGACGGCCCCATGAGCCAGCTTATCTGGGCCCCGGAACTGCACCACATCGACGGGAAGTGGTACATCTATTTTGCCGCGACGCACACCCAGGCGCTCGACGCGCTCGGGATGTTCCAGCACCGCATGTTTGCCATTGAATGTGCCGAAAGCGATCCGCTCACCGGCACGTGGGTGGAAAAAGGCCAGATAAAAACGCCGTTCGACACCTTCGCCCTGGACGCCACCACCTTTGTGCATCAGGACAAGCGCTGGTACCTGTGGGCGCAAAAGGCGCCGGATATCTCAGGTAACTCCAACCTTTACCTGTGCGAAATGGCGAACCCATGGACGCTCAAAGGCGAGCCGGTGATGCTCAGCAAGCCGGAGCATGACTGGGAGTGTCGCGGTTTTTGGGTTAACGAAGGCCCGGCGGTGCTGTTTCACGGCGATAAGCTGTTTATCAGCTATTCCGCGAGCGCCACCGACGAGAACTACTGCATGGGGCTGCTGTGGATTGACCTGACAGCCGATCCGCAAAACCCAGCGAACTGGCACAAATCTCCGCGTCCGGTATTCGCCACCAGTTACGAAAACCGCCAGTACGGGCCGGGACACAATAGCTTCACGCAAACGCCGGAAGGGGAAGATGTGCTGGTGTATCACGCGCGGAACTACACCGAAATTGAGGGCGATCCGCTGTACGATCCGAACCGTCATACCCGCCTGAAGCGGGTCCGCTGGGACGAAAACGGGATGCCTGATTTCGGCATCCCGCCTGCGGATTCGCTTTAA
- a CDS encoding glycoside-pentoside-hexuronide (GPH):cation symporter has protein sequence MDNAKLSVKEKIGYGMGDAGCNIIFGAIMLFVNYFYTDIFGLAPALVGVLLLSVRVIDAVTDPIMGAIADRTRSKYGRFRPWLLWIAFPYALFSILMFTTPEWSYNSKVIYAFVTYFLLSLTYTAINIPYCSLGGVITNDPKERVACQSYRFVLVGIATLLLSLTLLPMADWFGGENKARGYQMAMTVLALIGTCMFLFCFATVRERVRPAVQTHDELKNDLKDVWKNDQWVRILLLTLCNVCPGFIRMAATMYYVTWVMGQSTHFATLFISLGVIGMMFGSVLAKVLTDRWCKLKVFFWTNIVLAIFSTAFYFFDPKATVTIVVLYVLLNVLHQIPSPLHWSLMADVDDYGEWKTGKRITGISFSGNIFFLKLGLAIAGAMVGFLLSWYGYDAGAKAQSAEAINGIVLLFTVIPGVGYLITAGVVRLLKVDRETMKMIQSDLEKRRANYRELNAYQELKAAETK, from the coding sequence ATGGATAACGCTAAACTGTCAGTGAAAGAAAAGATCGGCTATGGGATGGGCGATGCAGGTTGCAACATCATCTTTGGCGCCATCATGCTGTTTGTTAACTATTTTTATACGGATATTTTTGGCCTTGCCCCTGCGCTGGTCGGCGTGCTGCTGCTGTCTGTCCGCGTGATTGACGCCGTAACGGACCCGATCATGGGCGCGATTGCCGACCGCACCCGCAGCAAATATGGTCGGTTTCGTCCATGGCTGCTGTGGATCGCCTTCCCCTATGCGCTGTTTAGCATCCTGATGTTCACCACGCCGGAGTGGAGCTATAACAGCAAAGTTATCTATGCGTTTGTCACCTACTTCCTGCTGTCGCTGACCTACACGGCGATTAATATTCCCTACTGCTCGCTGGGCGGGGTGATCACCAACGACCCGAAAGAGCGCGTCGCCTGCCAGTCGTATCGCTTCGTGCTGGTCGGCATCGCCACGCTGCTGCTCTCATTAACGCTGCTGCCGATGGCCGACTGGTTTGGCGGGGAGAACAAAGCCAGAGGCTACCAGATGGCAATGACCGTGCTGGCGCTGATTGGGACCTGTATGTTCCTGTTCTGCTTCGCCACCGTGCGCGAACGCGTGCGCCCGGCGGTGCAGACCCACGACGAGCTGAAAAACGATCTAAAAGACGTGTGGAAAAACGATCAGTGGGTGCGCATTCTGCTGCTAACGCTGTGCAACGTCTGTCCGGGCTTTATCCGCATGGCGGCCACCATGTATTACGTCACCTGGGTAATGGGCCAGAGCACACACTTCGCCACCCTGTTTATCAGCTTGGGGGTCATCGGCATGATGTTTGGCAGCGTGCTGGCAAAAGTGCTAACCGACCGCTGGTGTAAGCTGAAGGTCTTCTTCTGGACCAATATCGTGCTGGCGATTTTCTCAACCGCCTTTTATTTCTTCGACCCGAAAGCCACCGTCACCATCGTGGTGCTCTACGTCCTGCTGAACGTTCTGCACCAGATCCCGTCTCCGCTGCACTGGTCGCTGATGGCCGACGTGGACGACTACGGCGAGTGGAAAACCGGAAAACGCATCACCGGGATCAGCTTCTCCGGCAACATCTTCTTCCTCAAGCTGGGGCTGGCGATTGCCGGGGCGATGGTCGGCTTCCTGCTCTCCTGGTACGGCTACGACGCGGGCGCAAAAGCGCAAAGCGCGGAGGCCATTAACGGGATCGTGCTGCTCTTCACCGTCATTCCCGGCGTTGGATACTTAATTACCGCGGGCGTGGTGCGTCTGCTGAAGGTGGACCGCGAAACCATGAAGATGATCCAGTCCGATCTGGAGAAGCGCCGCGCCAACTACCGCGAGCTGAACGCTTATCAGGAACTCAAAGCCGCAGAGACAAAATAA
- the aroP gene encoding aromatic amino acid transporter AroP, translated as MEAQQHGDQLKRGLKNRHIQLIALGGAIGTGLFLGSASVIQSAGPGIILGYAIAGFIAFLIMRQLGEMVVEEPVAGSFSHFAYKYWGSFAGFASGWNYWVLYVLVAMAELTAVGKYIQFWYPEIPTWASAAAFFVIINAINLTNVKVFGEMEFWFAIIKVIAVVAMIIFGGWLLFSGNGGPQATVRNLWEQGGFLPHGMTGLVMMMAIIMFSFGGLELVGITAAEADNPEQSIPKATNQVIYRILIFYVGSLAVLLSLLPWTRVTADTSPFVLIFHELGDTFVANALNIVVLTAALSVYNSCVYCNSRMLFGLAQQGNAPKALLNVDKRGVPVNTILVSAVVTALCVLINYMAPESAFGLLMALVVSALVINWAMISLAHIKFRRAKQQQGVTTRFPALLYPLGNWICLLFMAAVLVIMLITPGMAISVYLIPVWIAILGVGYLFSQKSRKAMKAH; from the coding sequence ATGGAAGCTCAACAGCACGGCGATCAGCTAAAGCGCGGGCTTAAAAACCGCCATATACAGCTCATCGCACTGGGCGGTGCGATTGGTACCGGCCTGTTTCTGGGCAGCGCATCCGTTATCCAGTCTGCCGGTCCGGGCATTATTTTGGGTTACGCGATTGCGGGTTTCATTGCTTTTCTGATCATGCGCCAGCTGGGCGAAATGGTAGTGGAAGAGCCGGTCGCGGGCTCCTTTAGCCACTTTGCCTATAAGTACTGGGGCAGCTTTGCCGGCTTCGCCTCGGGCTGGAACTACTGGGTGCTGTACGTTCTGGTTGCCATGGCCGAACTGACCGCCGTCGGGAAGTATATTCAGTTCTGGTATCCCGAGATCCCAACCTGGGCTTCTGCTGCAGCCTTCTTCGTCATTATCAACGCCATTAACCTGACCAACGTAAAAGTGTTCGGCGAGATGGAGTTCTGGTTTGCCATCATCAAGGTTATTGCCGTGGTGGCGATGATTATCTTCGGCGGCTGGCTGCTGTTCAGCGGCAACGGCGGCCCGCAGGCCACCGTGCGCAACCTCTGGGAACAGGGCGGCTTCCTGCCGCACGGCATGACGGGCCTGGTGATGATGATGGCCATTATCATGTTCTCCTTCGGCGGTCTGGAGCTGGTGGGTATCACCGCCGCAGAAGCCGACAACCCGGAGCAGAGCATTCCAAAGGCCACGAACCAGGTTATCTACCGCATCCTGATCTTCTATGTGGGCTCGCTGGCCGTCCTGCTCTCCCTGCTGCCGTGGACGCGCGTGACCGCTGACACCAGCCCGTTTGTCCTGATCTTCCACGAGCTGGGCGACACCTTTGTGGCTAACGCCCTGAACATCGTGGTGCTGACCGCGGCGCTCTCCGTTTATAACAGCTGCGTTTACTGCAACAGCCGCATGCTGTTCGGCCTGGCCCAGCAGGGCAACGCGCCAAAAGCGTTGCTCAACGTCGATAAGCGCGGCGTGCCGGTCAATACTATTCTCGTTTCGGCGGTCGTGACCGCCCTGTGCGTGCTGATTAACTATATGGCTCCCGAGTCGGCGTTTGGCCTGCTGATGGCGCTGGTGGTCTCTGCCCTGGTCATCAACTGGGCGATGATCAGCCTGGCGCACATCAAGTTCCGCCGCGCAAAACAGCAGCAGGGCGTCACCACCCGCTTCCCTGCCCTGCTTTATCCGCTGGGCAACTGGATCTGCCTGCTGTTTATGGCGGCGGTGCTGGTGATCATGCTGATCACGCCGGGTATGGCGATTTCCGTCTACCTGATCCCGGTCTGGATTGCGATCCTGGGCGTGGGCTATCTCTTCAGTCAAAAAAGCCGTAAGGCCATGAAGGCCCACTAA
- the pdhR gene encoding pyruvate dehydrogenase complex transcriptional repressor PdhR: MAYSKIRQPKLSDVIEQQLEFLILEGTLRPGEKLPPERELAKQFDVSRPSLREAIQRLEAKGLLLRRQGGGTFVQNSLWQSFSDPLVELLSDHPESQFDLLETRHALEGIAAYYAALRSTDEDRVRIRELHQAIERAQQSGDLDAESSAVVQYQIAVTEAAHNVVLLHLLRCMEPMLAQNVRQNFELLYARREMLPLVSNHRTRIFEAIMAGEPEQAREASHRHLAFIEEILLDRSREQSRRERSLRRIQQRKD, from the coding sequence ATGGCCTACAGCAAAATTCGCCAACCAAAACTATCTGATGTGATTGAGCAGCAGCTGGAGTTTTTAATCCTCGAAGGGACTCTGCGCCCGGGTGAGAAACTTCCGCCAGAACGCGAGCTGGCAAAACAGTTCGACGTTTCACGTCCCTCTCTGCGTGAGGCGATTCAACGTCTCGAAGCAAAGGGCTTGCTGCTTCGTCGCCAGGGCGGCGGAACCTTTGTGCAAAACAGCCTGTGGCAGAGCTTCAGCGATCCGCTGGTAGAACTTCTCTCTGACCACCCAGAATCCCAGTTTGACCTGCTTGAGACCCGTCACGCGCTTGAAGGTATTGCGGCCTATTACGCCGCCCTTCGCAGCACTGATGAAGATCGCGTGCGCATACGCGAACTGCATCAGGCCATTGAACGGGCACAGCAGTCCGGCGATTTAGACGCCGAGTCCAGCGCCGTCGTCCAGTATCAAATCGCCGTCACCGAAGCAGCCCACAACGTGGTGCTCCTCCATCTGCTACGCTGCATGGAGCCGATGCTGGCCCAGAACGTTCGTCAGAATTTTGAATTGTTGTATGCCCGTCGGGAGATGCTCCCACTGGTAAGCAACCATCGCACCCGAATATTCGAGGCGATAATGGCCGGGGAACCGGAGCAGGCGCGCGAAGCGTCGCACCGTCACCTGGCTTTCATTGAGGAAATCTTGCTGGACCGCAGCCGTGAACAATCGCGTCGCGAACGTTCATTACGCCGCATACAGCAACGAAAGGATTAA
- the aceE gene encoding pyruvate dehydrogenase (acetyl-transferring), homodimeric type: MSERLQNDVDPIETRDWLQAIESVIREEGVERAQYLIDQLLSEARKGGVKVASGAGASNYVNTIAVEDEPEYPGNLDLERRIRSAIRWNAIMTVLRASKKDLELGGHMASFQSSATVYEVCFNHFFRAANEKDGGDLVYFQGHISPGIYARAFLEGRLTEEQMNNFRQEVHGKGLSSYPHPKLMPEFWQFPTVSMGLGPIGAIYQAKFLKYLEHRGLKDTSEQTVYAFLGDGEMDEPESKGAITIATREKLDNLCFIINCNLQRLDGPVTGNGKIINELEGIFAGAGWNVIKVMWGGRWDELLRKDTSGKLIQLMNETVDGDYQTFKSKDGAYVREHFFGKYPETAALVADWTDEQIWALNRGGHDPKKVYAALKKAQETKGKATVILAHTIKGYGMGDTAEGKNIAHQVKKMNMDGVRYIRDRFNVPVTDEQVENLSYITFPEGSEEHKYLHERRQALKGYLPARQPNFTEKLELPALEDFSQLLEEQNKEISTTIAFVRALNVMLKNKSIKDRLVPIIADEARTFGMEGLFRQIGIYSPNGQQYTPQDREQVAYYKEDEKGQILQEGINELGAGASWLAAATSYSTNNLPMIPFYIYYSMFGFQRIGDLCWQAGDQQARGFLVGGTSGRTTLNGEGLQHEDGHSHIQSLTIPNCISYDPSYAYEVAVIMHDGLQRMYGEAQENIYYYITTLNENYHMPAMPAGAEEGIRKGIYKLETIEGSKGKVQLLGSGSILRHVREAAQILANDYGVGSDVYSVTSFTELARDGQDCERWNMLHPLETPRVPYIAQVMNDAPAVASTDYMKLFAEQVRTYVPADDYRVLGTDGFGRSDSRENLRHHFEVDASYVVVAALGELAKRGEIDKKVVADAITKFNIDAEKVNPRLA; encoded by the coding sequence ATGTCAGAACGTCTCCAAAATGACGTGGATCCGATCGAAACTCGCGACTGGCTACAGGCGATCGAATCGGTCATCCGTGAAGAAGGTGTTGAGCGCGCTCAGTATCTGATTGATCAGCTGCTTTCTGAAGCCCGCAAAGGCGGCGTGAAGGTAGCTTCAGGTGCAGGGGCTAGCAACTACGTAAACACGATTGCCGTCGAAGACGAACCGGAATACCCGGGCAATCTGGATCTGGAACGTCGTATCCGTTCAGCTATCCGCTGGAACGCCATCATGACCGTTCTGCGCGCGTCCAAGAAAGACCTGGAGCTGGGTGGCCACATGGCGTCCTTCCAGTCTTCTGCGACCGTTTACGAAGTGTGCTTCAACCACTTCTTCCGTGCAGCGAACGAGAAAGACGGCGGCGATCTGGTATACTTCCAGGGCCACATCTCTCCGGGCATCTATGCACGCGCATTCCTGGAAGGTCGTCTGACTGAAGAGCAGATGAACAACTTCCGTCAGGAAGTTCACGGTAAAGGTCTGTCTTCTTACCCGCACCCTAAACTGATGCCTGAATTCTGGCAGTTCCCGACCGTATCTATGGGTCTGGGTCCAATCGGTGCGATCTACCAGGCGAAATTCCTGAAGTATCTGGAACACCGTGGTCTGAAAGACACCTCCGAGCAGACCGTTTACGCCTTCCTGGGCGACGGCGAAATGGATGAGCCAGAATCTAAAGGTGCGATCACCATCGCCACCCGTGAGAAGCTGGACAACCTGTGCTTCATCATCAACTGTAACCTGCAGCGTCTGGATGGTCCGGTAACCGGTAACGGCAAGATCATCAACGAACTGGAAGGCATCTTCGCCGGTGCTGGCTGGAACGTAATCAAAGTCATGTGGGGCGGTCGTTGGGATGAGCTGCTGCGTAAAGACACCAGCGGTAAGCTGATCCAGCTGATGAACGAAACCGTTGACGGCGACTACCAGACCTTCAAATCCAAAGACGGTGCCTACGTGCGTGAGCACTTCTTCGGCAAATACCCTGAAACCGCAGCGCTGGTTGCAGACTGGACTGACGAGCAGATCTGGGCCCTGAACCGCGGTGGTCACGATCCGAAGAAAGTTTACGCTGCACTGAAAAAAGCGCAGGAAACCAAAGGTAAAGCGACTGTGATCCTGGCCCATACCATCAAAGGTTACGGCATGGGTGATACCGCAGAAGGTAAAAACATCGCGCACCAGGTTAAGAAAATGAACATGGACGGCGTGCGTTATATCCGCGACCGTTTCAACGTTCCAGTGACCGATGAGCAGGTAGAAAACCTCTCTTACATCACCTTCCCGGAAGGTTCTGAAGAGCACAAGTACCTGCACGAACGTCGTCAGGCGCTGAAAGGCTACCTGCCAGCTCGCCAGCCTAACTTCACCGAGAAGCTGGAACTGCCAGCGCTGGAAGACTTCTCTCAGCTGCTGGAAGAGCAGAACAAAGAGATCTCCACCACTATCGCTTTCGTTCGTGCCCTGAACGTGATGCTGAAGAACAAGTCGATCAAAGATCGCCTGGTGCCAATCATCGCCGACGAAGCGCGTACTTTCGGTATGGAAGGTCTGTTCCGTCAGATCGGTATCTACAGCCCGAACGGCCAGCAGTACACCCCGCAGGACCGTGAGCAGGTTGCCTACTACAAAGAAGACGAGAAAGGTCAGATCCTGCAGGAAGGTATCAACGAGCTGGGCGCAGGCGCATCCTGGCTGGCTGCTGCGACCTCTTACAGCACCAACAACCTGCCGATGATCCCGTTCTACATCTACTACTCCATGTTCGGGTTCCAGCGTATCGGTGACCTGTGCTGGCAGGCAGGCGACCAGCAGGCTCGCGGCTTCCTGGTAGGCGGTACGTCCGGTCGTACGACCCTGAACGGTGAAGGGCTGCAGCACGAAGATGGTCACAGCCACATTCAGTCTCTGACTATCCCTAACTGTATCTCTTACGACCCGTCTTACGCGTACGAAGTGGCAGTCATCATGCATGACGGTCTGCAGCGCATGTACGGTGAAGCGCAAGAGAACATTTACTACTACATCACCACCCTGAACGAAAACTACCACATGCCGGCCATGCCAGCAGGTGCCGAGGAAGGTATCCGTAAAGGTATCTACAAGCTCGAAACCATTGAAGGTAGCAAAGGTAAAGTTCAGCTGCTGGGCTCCGGCTCTATCCTGCGTCACGTGCGTGAAGCCGCGCAGATCCTGGCGAACGACTACGGCGTGGGTTCCGACGTGTACTCTGTGACTTCCTTCACCGAACTGGCGCGTGATGGCCAGGATTGTGAGCGCTGGAACATGCTGCACCCGCTGGAAACCCCACGCGTTCCGTACATCGCTCAGGTGATGAACGACGCGCCAGCGGTGGCGTCTACTGACTATATGAAACTGTTCGCTGAGCAGGTTCGTACTTACGTTCCAGCTGATGATTATCGCGTACTGGGTACTGACGGCTTCGGTCGTTCTGACAGCCGCGAAAACCTGCGTCACCACTTCGAAGTTGATGCTTCTTACGTGGTTGTAGCAGCACTGGGCGAACTGGCTAAACGTGGCGAAATCGATAAGAAAGTGGTTGCGGACGCAATCACCAAATTCAACATCGATGCAGAAAAAGTTAACCCGCGTCTGGCGTAA
- the aceF gene encoding pyruvate dehydrogenase complex dihydrolipoyllysine-residue acetyltransferase yields the protein MAIEINVPDIGADEVEITEILVKVGDKVEAEQSLITVEGDKASMEVPSPQAGIVKEIKVSVGDKTETGKLIMIFDSADGAAVAAPAQEEKKEAAPAAAAPAAAAAAKEVNVPDIGGDEVEVTEILVKVGDTVAAEQSLITVEGDKASMEVPAPFAGTVKEIKINTGDKVSTGSLIMVFEVAGAAPAAAPAQAAAPAPAAAPAAAGGAKDVNVPDIGGDEVEVTEVMVKVGDKVAAEQSLITVEGDKASMEVPAPFAGTVKEIKISTGDKVSTGSLIMVFEVEGAAPAAAPAAAAAPAPAAAPAQAAKPAAAPAAKAEGKSEFAENDAYVHATPLIRRLAREFGVNLAKVKGTGRKGRILREDVQTYVKDAVKRAEAAPAAAAGGGIPGMLPWPKVDFSKFGEIEEVELGRIQKISGANLSRNWVMIPHVTHFDKTDITDLEAFRKQQNAEAEKRKLDVKFTPVVFIMKAVAAALEQMPRFNSSLSEDGQKLTLKKYINIGVAVDTPNGLVVPVFKDVNKKSITELSRELTVISKKARDGKLTAGEMQGGCFTISSIGGLGTTHFAPIVNAPEVAILGVSKSAMEPVWNGKEFMPRLMMPISLSFDHRVIDGADGARFITIINNMLSDIRRLVM from the coding sequence ATGGCTATCGAAATCAATGTACCGGACATCGGGGCTGATGAAGTTGAAATCACCGAGATCCTGGTCAAAGTAGGCGACAAAGTTGAAGCTGAACAGTCGCTGATCACCGTAGAAGGCGACAAAGCCTCTATGGAAGTCCCGTCTCCTCAGGCTGGCATCGTTAAAGAGATCAAAGTCTCCGTTGGCGATAAAACCGAGACCGGCAAACTGATCATGATTTTCGATTCCGCCGACGGTGCAGCAGTTGCTGCACCTGCGCAGGAAGAGAAGAAAGAAGCCGCTCCGGCCGCCGCTGCTCCTGCAGCTGCCGCGGCAGCGAAAGAAGTTAACGTGCCTGACATCGGCGGTGACGAAGTTGAAGTCACTGAGATCCTGGTGAAAGTGGGCGATACCGTTGCGGCCGAGCAGTCGCTGATCACCGTAGAAGGCGACAAAGCCTCTATGGAAGTGCCGGCGCCGTTCGCGGGTACCGTTAAAGAGATCAAGATCAACACCGGCGACAAAGTGTCTACTGGCTCCCTGATTATGGTCTTCGAAGTGGCGGGTGCTGCACCTGCTGCTGCCCCGGCTCAGGCGGCTGCTCCGGCACCTGCCGCTGCTCCAGCTGCGGCTGGCGGTGCGAAAGACGTGAACGTGCCTGACATCGGCGGTGACGAAGTTGAAGTGACCGAAGTGATGGTGAAAGTGGGCGATAAAGTTGCCGCTGAGCAGTCACTGATCACCGTTGAAGGCGACAAGGCTTCTATGGAAGTCCCAGCGCCGTTCGCCGGTACCGTTAAAGAGATCAAAATCAGCACCGGCGACAAAGTGTCTACCGGCTCTCTGATCATGGTCTTCGAAGTGGAAGGCGCTGCGCCTGCCGCTGCTCCGGCGGCCGCGGCTGCGCCGGCACCGGCTGCTGCACCGGCTCAGGCTGCTAAACCAGCTGCTGCCCCTGCTGCGAAAGCGGAAGGCAAATCTGAGTTCGCTGAAAACGACGCTTACGTCCACGCGACTCCGCTGATTCGCCGCCTGGCGCGCGAGTTCGGTGTGAACCTGGCGAAAGTGAAAGGGACCGGCCGTAAGGGTCGTATCCTGCGCGAAGACGTTCAGACCTACGTGAAAGACGCGGTGAAACGCGCCGAAGCTGCACCAGCTGCAGCCGCCGGTGGCGGTATCCCGGGCATGCTGCCATGGCCGAAAGTCGACTTCAGCAAGTTCGGCGAAATCGAAGAAGTGGAGCTGGGCCGCATCCAGAAAATCTCTGGTGCTAACCTGAGCCGTAACTGGGTGATGATCCCGCACGTTACGCACTTCGACAAAACCGATATCACCGATCTGGAAGCGTTCCGTAAACAGCAGAACGCCGAAGCCGAGAAGCGCAAGCTGGACGTGAAATTCACCCCAGTGGTCTTCATCATGAAGGCCGTTGCCGCTGCACTTGAGCAGATGCCACGCTTCAACAGCTCCCTGTCCGAAGACGGCCAGAAGCTGACGCTGAAGAAATACATCAACATCGGTGTTGCGGTTGATACGCCAAATGGTCTGGTTGTTCCGGTCTTCAAGGACGTGAACAAGAAGAGCATCACCGAGCTGTCCCGCGAACTGACCGTGATCTCCAAGAAAGCGCGTGATGGTAAGCTGACTGCCGGCGAAATGCAGGGCGGCTGCTTCACGATCTCCAGCATCGGCGGCCTGGGTACCACCCACTTCGCGCCGATTGTTAACGCGCCGGAAGTGGCGATCCTTGGCGTGTCCAAGTCCGCCATGGAGCCGGTGTGGAATGGCAAAGAGTTCATGCCGCGTCTGATGATGCCAATCTCTCTGTCCTTCGACCACCGCGTGATCGACGGTGCTGATGGTGCGCGCTTCATCACCATCATCAACAACATGCTGAGCGACATTCGCCGCCTGGTGATGTAA